AAGCCACCCCAAGCCTGCATGGCAGGAGGTGGCAGTATTGGGCAGGAACCACAATCCCTGCGCACCGACCCCCGCCCACAAAGCGGGGGTTTTTTTATGCGCCGGCTGGAGCCTCAGCCACCTTGCGTGGCAGGATCTGGATGTCTTGCACGATCGCCTTGATGCGGTAGCCGCGCTCCATCAGAGCGTCGATGTCTTCAAGCACCCCGACCAGACGCCGCTCCGACAGAATGATGTGGATCATCACATTGCTGTCGCTGGGCAGGGTGCCGGTGTTGAGCCCCGAGGTGCCGGCGCCGGTGACCGTGGAGATGGTGTAGCCGCCGATGCCGCGCGGGGCCAGGGTTTCAATCACCATGCGCTGCAAGGGCTTGGCGGCGATCAGGATGAGCATCTTTTTTTGTTCGAGTTGGCGTTTCATGGCGGGTCTCCAGAGAGTTTCAATGGGCTGACGGGGTTTGAGGGCTTGTAGGTCTTGGTGGGCTTTAGCATGCTGGTGTTGCAGCAGCGCCGACAGCTCGGCGCTGCGCAACAGTATGGCTTTGGGTATTCAAAAGGTCATTACAGCCCACAG
This sequence is a window from Serpentinimonas maccroryi. Protein-coding genes within it:
- a CDS encoding P-II family nitrogen regulator, which encodes MKRQLEQKKMLILIAAKPLQRMVIETLAPRGIGGYTISTVTGAGTSGLNTGTLPSDSNVMIHIILSERRLVGVLEDIDALMERGYRIKAIVQDIQILPRKVAEAPAGA